One part of the Cyclobacteriaceae bacterium genome encodes these proteins:
- a CDS encoding M28 family peptidase, whose product MNKIFVGLSLFVTLTALAQKKVVSEVNKLIKPTELEAHLGFLAADEMRGRDTGSPELKIAGNYIATWFHQHGLKTLPDAPAFFQPVNLERSTPANAGSVTLGSDSFLFKESMIILSGANTTWNGEFVYVGYGAPEDLEKVDIKGKMVLALAGSKEADNINKVFSVSSAKYASVIERGGEGLVELLTFSQIPFPTLVNFFTGGPRWGLQVKGSTQPHVWLKPADVKNIAYKDSERIVGNLSIAGQKREVIPGRNVAGLISGTDPKLKDEYIIVTAHYDHIGVGKPTGNQDSIFNGARDNAIGTVALLQVAKYLGQHPPKRSILLVAVTSEEKGLLGSRWYVDHPLVPLEKHVLNINCDGVGYNDKSIITSISLGRTSADAKILTAAKAFGLGVGGDPDPKEGFYERSDQVSFATKGIPAIKLQPGLAKMDDEIRKYYHRQADEVSTLDFDYLTKFYKTFVYAVSLLGNEQTPPFWNTGDKYEEAGKKLYNRN is encoded by the coding sequence ATGAATAAAATATTTGTTGGTTTGAGCCTGTTTGTTACGTTAACAGCGCTTGCCCAAAAAAAAGTGGTATCTGAAGTTAACAAGCTTATTAAGCCTACTGAGTTGGAGGCGCACCTTGGTTTTTTGGCTGCCGATGAAATGCGCGGCCGGGATACAGGCTCGCCCGAACTAAAAATTGCCGGGAACTACATAGCCACATGGTTTCATCAGCATGGCCTTAAAACACTGCCCGATGCACCAGCATTTTTTCAACCGGTAAACCTGGAGCGATCAACACCGGCCAATGCGGGTTCAGTTACCCTTGGTAGTGATTCATTCCTCTTTAAAGAAAGCATGATCATTTTGAGTGGGGCAAACACAACCTGGAACGGTGAGTTTGTTTATGTGGGGTATGGTGCGCCCGAAGACCTTGAAAAAGTTGATATAAAAGGTAAAATGGTGCTGGCATTGGCTGGATCGAAAGAGGCTGATAACATCAATAAAGTATTTTCTGTAAGCAGTGCCAAGTATGCTTCGGTAATTGAACGTGGAGGTGAAGGACTGGTGGAACTTTTAACATTTTCACAAATCCCATTCCCAACCCTGGTAAATTTTTTTACCGGAGGGCCACGCTGGGGGTTACAGGTTAAAGGTTCAACACAACCCCACGTTTGGTTAAAACCTGCTGACGTAAAGAATATCGCTTATAAGGATAGTGAACGTATCGTGGGCAATCTGTCTATTGCAGGCCAAAAGCGAGAGGTAATTCCAGGAAGGAATGTGGCCGGGTTAATTTCAGGCACTGATCCCAAACTTAAAGATGAGTATATAATCGTAACTGCCCACTATGATCACATTGGTGTTGGAAAGCCGACCGGTAATCAAGATTCAATTTTTAATGGTGCCCGCGATAATGCGATTGGCACCGTAGCACTTTTACAGGTTGCCAAATACCTGGGCCAACATCCACCCAAACGTTCGATACTGTTGGTGGCTGTGACTTCAGAGGAAAAGGGTTTATTGGGTAGCCGTTGGTATGTTGATCATCCGTTGGTGCCCCTGGAGAAACATGTATTGAATATTAACTGCGATGGCGTGGGCTATAATGACAAGTCCATTATTACCAGTATAAGTTTAGGCAGGACTTCAGCTGATGCGAAAATACTTACAGCCGCAAAAGCATTTGGGCTTGGTGTTGGTGGTGATCCTGATCCTAAAGAAGGTTTTTATGAACGCTCCGACCAGGTTTCCTTTGCTACCAAGGGAATTCCGGCCATTAAGCTTCAGCCCGGCCTGGCAAAAATGGATGATGAAATACGAAAATATTACCACCGCCAGGCCGATGAAGTAAGCACACTTGACTTTGATTACCTTACCAAATTCTACAAAACCTTCGTATATGCCGTATCATTGTTAGGCAATGAGCAAACACCTCCATTCTGGAACACGGGCGATAAATACGAGGAAGCCGGTAAAAAACTTTATAATCGCAATTAA
- a CDS encoding sterol desaturase family protein, translated as MSVYLIGSKSFWTILTVIFLRYIVLASIAFLIFYVVKKHAWSFRKIQQRFPVRHDYLREVGYSMLTAIIFAGVGFTVFLTPLAGYTQVYFNVSEYGWGYFLLSIILIIFLHDTYFYWMHRMIHHKSVYKYVHRVHHLSTNPSPWAAMAFHPLEAVLEAGIIVVVAFAFPVHPLALGIFLLFMMVYNVYGHLGYELYPKGFSKSRIGRWVNTSVNHNMHHLYFKGNYGLYFLFWDRWLGTLHQGYDEHFDEVTMRKNP; from the coding sequence ATGAGCGTTTACCTGATTGGTTCGAAAAGCTTTTGGACAATCCTAACCGTAATTTTTCTTCGGTACATTGTACTGGCATCAATAGCTTTTTTGATTTTTTATGTAGTTAAAAAACATGCCTGGAGTTTTCGGAAAATCCAGCAGCGTTTTCCGGTACGCCACGACTACCTTCGGGAGGTTGGCTATTCTATGCTTACGGCCATTATTTTTGCCGGGGTTGGGTTTACGGTGTTTCTTACCCCATTAGCCGGGTACACACAGGTTTACTTTAACGTTAGCGAATATGGATGGGGGTATTTTCTGCTCAGTATCATCCTTATCATTTTTTTACATGACACTTATTTTTATTGGATGCATCGGATGATCCATCATAAGTCGGTTTATAAATATGTTCATCGGGTTCATCACTTGTCCACTAATCCTTCTCCGTGGGCAGCCATGGCCTTTCATCCGCTGGAGGCAGTTTTGGAGGCGGGTATTATTGTTGTGGTAGCCTTTGCATTCCCGGTTCATCCTTTGGCCCTGGGTATATTCCTGTTGTTTATGATGGTTTATAATGTCTATGGTCATCTTGGCTATGAGCTATACCCAAAAGGCTTTTCAAAAAGCCGTATCGGCCGTTGGGTCAATACCTCTGTAAACCACAACATGCACCATCTGTACTTCAAAGGAAATTACGGGCTGTACTTTTTGTTTTGGGACCGATGGTTGGGCACCCTGCATCAGGGCTATGACGAGCACTTCGATGAAGTAACGATGCGCAAAAATCCATGA
- a CDS encoding glutamine synthetase III: MAQLRFEALKRLNDIPRMHMDLPSPRVSDFFGENVFSMDQMRASLSPAVYKKVSQAIKYHEKIDEDTADAVASAVKSWALNKGATHFTHWFQPLTGGTAEKHDSFFDALAGIEKFKGSELVQQEPDASSFPSGGIRTTFEARGYTAWDPTSPMFLYGKTLCIPTVFVSYTGETLDAKGPLLKALKAVDVAATKVSQFFDKDVQSVKASLGCEQEYFVVDKGLYMARPDLVMGGRSVFGHAPARGQQMEDHYFASIPSRVYDFMKEFEYEAWKLGIPVRTRHNEVAPSQFEVAPLFEEVNVANDHNQLLMDVMWRVAERHSLKVLFHEKPFAGLNGTGKHNNWSLITDTGVNLFAPSSSARDNLMFLTFFVNTIKAVHEHADLLRASIATAGNDHRLGANEAPPAIMSVFIGSQMSAVLDELEKKGNVKIEKGDNMYMKLGIDQIPEIILDATDRNRTSPFAFTGNKFEFRAVGGSDNCAVPMTALNLIVADQLTKFHEAVTKEIEKGTEKRLAIVNVLRKYIKESRDIRFEGDGYSEAWVKEAAKRKLSNIKNTPRALDAYLTEKTVDMYQRHGVLTKAELEARNEIRLEAYMKRIQIEARVMGDLAMNHIVPTAIAYQNKLIANANGLKGLGIDNKAVIQTIKEITELISIIKSSVRQMIEERKRLNKITDTHKRAIGYCDHIKEKYFDKIREAVDDLELLIDDEDWPLVKYRELLFLR, encoded by the coding sequence ATGGCGCAATTACGATTTGAAGCTTTAAAGCGTTTAAATGACATACCCCGGATGCATATGGACCTTCCATCGCCCAGGGTATCCGATTTTTTTGGCGAAAATGTGTTCAGCATGGATCAGATGCGGGCATCACTTTCCCCTGCTGTTTATAAAAAAGTAAGCCAGGCAATTAAATACCATGAAAAAATTGATGAAGATACGGCTGATGCAGTTGCTTCAGCCGTAAAGAGCTGGGCGCTTAACAAAGGAGCCACTCACTTCACGCACTGGTTTCAACCATTAACCGGTGGTACTGCCGAAAAACATGACTCTTTCTTCGATGCATTGGCAGGTATTGAAAAATTTAAAGGTAGTGAATTGGTTCAACAGGAGCCGGATGCTTCATCGTTTCCAAGTGGTGGTATTCGCACCACCTTTGAAGCGCGCGGTTACACGGCATGGGACCCGACTTCTCCCATGTTTTTATATGGAAAAACCCTTTGTATCCCCACGGTATTTGTTTCCTATACCGGTGAAACGCTGGATGCCAAGGGGCCGCTTTTAAAAGCGCTTAAAGCGGTTGATGTGGCCGCAACCAAGGTTAGCCAGTTTTTTGATAAAGACGTTCAATCCGTTAAAGCATCATTGGGTTGCGAGCAAGAGTATTTTGTTGTTGATAAGGGTTTATATATGGCGCGCCCCGATTTGGTAATGGGTGGCCGTTCGGTGTTTGGCCATGCCCCTGCACGCGGGCAACAAATGGAAGACCACTATTTTGCTTCCATACCTTCGCGGGTTTATGACTTCATGAAGGAGTTTGAATACGAAGCCTGGAAGTTGGGTATCCCTGTTCGTACAAGGCACAATGAAGTTGCCCCAAGCCAGTTTGAGGTGGCACCACTATTTGAAGAGGTTAACGTAGCTAACGATCACAACCAATTATTAATGGATGTGATGTGGCGTGTAGCCGAACGCCATAGCCTAAAGGTGTTGTTCCATGAAAAGCCGTTTGCCGGATTGAATGGAACGGGTAAACACAATAACTGGTCGCTAATTACCGATACGGGTGTAAATTTATTTGCCCCGTCAAGCAGTGCGCGCGATAACCTCATGTTCCTTACTTTTTTTGTGAATACCATCAAAGCCGTTCACGAACATGCCGACCTTTTAAGGGCGAGCATCGCAACGGCAGGTAACGATCACCGCCTTGGAGCCAATGAGGCCCCTCCGGCTATCATGTCTGTATTCATTGGTTCGCAAATGTCGGCTGTGTTAGATGAACTGGAGAAGAAGGGCAATGTAAAAATTGAGAAAGGCGATAACATGTACATGAAGCTTGGTATCGATCAAATTCCGGAAATCATTTTGGATGCCACCGACCGAAACCGCACTTCTCCTTTCGCCTTTACCGGTAATAAATTTGAGTTCCGTGCAGTAGGTGGCAGTGATAACTGTGCTGTACCGATGACAGCCCTAAATTTGATCGTAGCAGACCAGCTTACAAAATTTCACGAGGCAGTAACCAAAGAGATTGAAAAGGGTACAGAGAAGCGCCTGGCTATTGTTAATGTATTGCGTAAATACATTAAGGAGTCGAGGGATATACGTTTTGAAGGCGATGGTTATTCTGAGGCTTGGGTAAAAGAGGCGGCTAAACGAAAGCTTAGCAACATCAAGAATACCCCACGTGCATTGGATGCGTACCTTACAGAAAAAACTGTGGATATGTACCAACGCCACGGGGTTTTGACAAAGGCTGAATTGGAAGCACGCAATGAAATCAGGTTAGAGGCCTATATGAAGCGTATTCAAATAGAGGCCCGGGTAATGGGTGATTTGGCCATGAACCACATTGTCCCTACCGCAATTGCCTACCAGAATAAGTTAATTGCGAATGCCAATGGCTTAAAAGGTCTTGGTATTGATAACAAAGCGGTTATTCAAACCATTAAAGAAATAACCGAACTCATCAGCATCATTAAGAGTAGTGTTCGGCAAATGATTGAAGAGCGAAAAAGGCTCAATAAAATTACCGATACACACAAACGGGCAATAGGTTATTGTGACCACATCAAGGAAAAATATTTTGATAAAATCCGAGAAGCGGTGGATGATCTTGAATTATTAATTGATGATGAAGACTGGCCACTTGTAAAATACAGGGAACTTTTGTTCCTTCGCTAA
- a CDS encoding DUF2807 domain-containing protein gives MNKVLAFLLLFSFGSYVFAQETETRDVGSFRGIKSATGIDVYLKKGSKESVRVEVSGTGIKNVITQVSGDYLKIHMDEGRYNRSRTVKVYVTYVELTKLSCSSASSIYADGIIKARSLDLSASSAGSIDVGVEVEALTASASSAAEIELRGKAKRVELEASSAAKINGYDLEADEADVSASSAGSIRISVGQKIDARASSGADIRYRGNPVKTNTNSSSGGSVKKSS, from the coding sequence ATGAATAAAGTATTGGCTTTTCTCTTGTTGTTTTCTTTTGGGTCATATGTGTTTGCACAGGAAACTGAAACACGGGATGTTGGTTCGTTTAGGGGAATTAAATCGGCAACCGGTATTGACGTTTACCTGAAAAAGGGCTCAAAGGAAAGCGTGCGGGTGGAAGTATCCGGTACGGGCATCAAGAATGTGATAACGCAGGTGTCGGGCGATTACCTGAAAATCCATATGGATGAAGGTAGGTATAACCGTAGCCGTACGGTAAAGGTTTATGTTACGTATGTCGAGCTCACAAAACTTTCATGCAGTTCTGCCTCCAGTATTTATGCTGATGGAATTATCAAAGCAAGGTCCCTTGATTTGAGTGCGTCCAGTGCCGGCTCTATTGATGTTGGGGTAGAGGTTGAAGCGTTAACTGCCAGCGCGTCAAGTGCAGCTGAAATCGAGTTGCGCGGAAAGGCAAAACGGGTTGAGTTGGAAGCCAGCAGTGCAGCAAAAATTAATGGCTATGATTTGGAGGCTGATGAAGCCGATGTGAGTGCCAGCAGTGCAGGTTCAATACGCATTTCAGTGGGGCAAAAAATTGATGCCCGTGCCAGCAGTGGTGCCGATATCCGGTACCGGGGCAATCCAGTAAAAACAAACACCAATTCCAGCAGTGGGGGCTCAGTAAAAAAATCGAGTTAA
- a CDS encoding M28 family peptidase has translation MMNFKKHTLLYTLLFISVGAWAQKNPVAEVTRLITTPEVEAHLTFLASDEMRGRDTGSPELEIAANYIASQFKIFGLKTAPGLPGYFQPVGLENAHPAKTGELLFGGSTFKFKDDFILFEGGNQAWNGEFVYAGYGSADELKQANVKDKMVIALAGTKDSGGNPMAIFSAAGGKFQDAKNEGASGLIEIFASPQVPWPALVNYFANNVSTRVKSSGNGNATHIWLKDSDADALKKIKNGSLSGSLKIEGVKVEPVPTKNVIGMIEGTDPKLKNEFLVVSAHYDHVGVQKNAQPGKDSIFNGARDNAIGVVGLLATAKYLAQYQPKRSVLFIALTGEEKGLLGSKYYAENPVVPLNKTVFNFNCDGAGYNDVTIATIIGMERTTAEADLAKACSAFGIKATIDPVPEQNLFERSDNYNFAVKGVPAITFAPGTKAFDAELLKYYHQPADEVSSLDFTYLIKYFRAYVYANVLLANNPAAPTWKPGDKFEAESKKLYGK, from the coding sequence ATGATGAATTTTAAAAAACACACTTTACTGTATACCCTGCTTTTTATTTCCGTAGGAGCATGGGCACAGAAAAATCCGGTGGCCGAAGTTACCAGGCTTATCACTACGCCCGAAGTAGAGGCACATTTAACATTTCTTGCTTCCGATGAAATGCGTGGCCGCGATACCGGGTCGCCTGAGTTGGAAATTGCTGCCAATTATATAGCCTCACAGTTCAAAATTTTCGGATTAAAAACAGCACCGGGCCTGCCCGGTTACTTTCAACCTGTTGGGCTTGAAAATGCCCACCCGGCCAAAACAGGTGAGTTGTTGTTTGGCGGGAGTACCTTTAAGTTTAAAGATGATTTTATCCTTTTTGAAGGTGGCAATCAGGCGTGGAACGGGGAGTTTGTTTATGCAGGCTATGGTTCGGCAGATGAACTGAAGCAAGCAAATGTTAAAGACAAAATGGTAATTGCGCTGGCCGGTACGAAAGATTCCGGAGGTAACCCCATGGCCATTTTCAGTGCGGCTGGAGGAAAGTTTCAGGATGCGAAAAATGAAGGTGCCTCAGGGCTTATCGAAATTTTTGCTTCTCCGCAAGTGCCATGGCCTGCCTTGGTAAACTATTTTGCCAACAATGTTTCTACACGCGTAAAATCATCGGGTAACGGTAATGCTACGCATATATGGCTGAAGGACAGTGATGCCGATGCCTTGAAAAAAATTAAAAATGGTTCATTGTCCGGATCGCTAAAGATTGAGGGTGTTAAAGTTGAGCCGGTTCCTACTAAAAATGTTATCGGTATGATTGAAGGAACTGATCCTAAACTGAAGAATGAATTTTTGGTGGTGTCAGCTCATTATGATCATGTTGGTGTGCAGAAAAATGCACAGCCCGGAAAGGATTCAATTTTTAACGGTGCCCGCGATAATGCTATTGGTGTGGTAGGTTTGCTGGCTACTGCGAAGTATCTGGCCCAGTATCAGCCCAAGCGCTCTGTATTGTTTATAGCACTAACGGGGGAGGAGAAGGGGTTGCTGGGCAGCAAGTATTACGCAGAGAATCCTGTTGTGCCATTGAATAAAACCGTTTTCAATTTCAATTGCGATGGGGCCGGGTATAATGATGTTACCATTGCCACTATTATTGGAATGGAGCGCACCACAGCAGAGGCTGACCTGGCGAAAGCGTGTTCAGCTTTTGGTATAAAGGCTACCATTGATCCTGTGCCGGAACAAAATCTTTTTGAACGATCGGATAACTACAACTTTGCGGTGAAGGGTGTTCCGGCCATTACCTTTGCCCCGGGCACAAAAGCTTTTGATGCCGAGTTGTTAAAGTACTACCATCAACCGGCAGATGAAGTATCGTCACTTGATTTTACTTACCTGATTAAGTATTTCAGGGCGTATGTATATGCAAATGTGTTGTTGGCAAATAACCCTGCTGCCCCTACGTGGAAACCCGGTGATAAATTTGAAGCGGAGTCAAAAAAGCTTTACGGAAAGTAA
- a CDS encoding S41 family peptidase, protein MQHVKKKFKFLLAITVVGAVALAFTPPADRYFEIAKNLDIFATLFKEVNALYVDDVNPNHLVKTGIDAMLESLDPYTNYIPEDQVEDFRTMNTGQYGGIGAITRDFNDRTVVTMIMEGFAAQKGGLKIGDEVLKINQVELSKISRREAGNLMRGQVGEPVTLTVKRMGHADPIKLEFKREKIKMNNVPYSGMLDNNIAYIKLTEFTPDAGKNVRAAFMKLKEKNPKGVVLDLRDNPGGLLMEAVNVCNVFLPKGKKVVSTKGKIADQNATYSTLDNPADLEIPVVVLINRGSASASEIVAGTLQDYDRGIVIGERSFGKGLVQVPRPLSYNAQVKITTAKYYTPTGRCIQVLDYTHRREDGSVASIPDSLKNAFKTTNGRTVYDGGGIEPDIQVAQEEVHAVAQTLFQQGYIFDFATQYAFNRTNQPDARNFSLTAEEYQQFVGWMKGKKYTYESVIDKQLNKLGEEAKRERYYPELKGQLDQIKARIEENKKNELMLYKDQVKALLEEDIISRYFYERGIIEVSFKHDQDIKKATEILTNTTQYKKMLNIH, encoded by the coding sequence ATGCAACACGTGAAAAAGAAATTTAAATTTTTACTGGCCATTACTGTTGTAGGCGCAGTGGCTTTAGCCTTTACACCTCCAGCTGACCGCTATTTCGAAATTGCCAAGAACCTGGACATTTTTGCCACTTTGTTTAAAGAGGTAAATGCCTTGTATGTTGACGATGTAAACCCCAACCATTTGGTAAAAACCGGGATTGATGCCATGCTGGAATCGCTCGACCCGTACACCAACTACATTCCTGAAGATCAGGTAGAAGATTTTCGCACCATGAATACCGGACAATATGGAGGAATTGGTGCTATTACCCGCGACTTTAACGACCGAACCGTGGTAACCATGATTATGGAAGGCTTTGCGGCACAAAAAGGCGGATTAAAAATCGGTGACGAAGTACTTAAAATCAATCAGGTCGAACTCAGTAAAATATCCAGGCGCGAAGCTGGTAACCTGATGCGCGGCCAGGTTGGTGAGCCGGTAACCCTTACTGTAAAACGGATGGGCCATGCCGATCCGATTAAACTTGAATTTAAACGGGAAAAAATAAAAATGAACAACGTACCCTATTCGGGTATGCTGGATAACAATATTGCCTACATCAAACTTACCGAATTCACACCCGATGCCGGTAAAAATGTGCGCGCTGCTTTTATGAAGCTTAAAGAAAAAAATCCAAAAGGTGTTGTTTTGGATTTACGCGATAACCCTGGAGGCTTGCTTATGGAGGCTGTAAATGTTTGTAATGTATTTTTACCCAAAGGAAAAAAGGTAGTCAGTACAAAGGGTAAGATTGCCGACCAAAATGCTACGTACAGTACACTGGATAACCCGGCTGACCTGGAAATACCGGTTGTTGTGTTGATTAACCGCGGAAGCGCATCCGCCTCAGAAATTGTTGCCGGAACTTTACAGGATTATGACCGGGGCATCGTTATTGGTGAACGATCGTTCGGAAAAGGTTTGGTGCAGGTGCCACGGCCACTTTCGTATAACGCACAGGTAAAAATTACTACCGCAAAGTATTATACCCCCACTGGCCGTTGCATACAGGTACTGGACTATACCCATAGGCGTGAAGATGGAAGCGTAGCCTCCATTCCCGATTCGTTGAAAAACGCTTTCAAGACCACCAACGGCAGAACCGTTTATGATGGTGGGGGCATTGAGCCTGACATTCAGGTGGCACAAGAAGAAGTACATGCCGTGGCCCAAACATTATTTCAGCAAGGGTATATTTTTGATTTTGCAACCCAATATGCCTTCAACCGAACAAACCAACCGGATGCCCGTAACTTTTCATTAACGGCAGAAGAATACCAGCAATTTGTAGGTTGGATGAAAGGCAAAAAATACACTTACGAATCGGTAATCGATAAGCAGCTTAACAAACTTGGTGAAGAAGCCAAACGCGAACGCTATTATCCTGAATTGAAAGGCCAGCTTGACCAGATAAAGGCGAGGATTGAAGAAAATAAAAAGAACGAACTTATGCTTTACAAGGATCAGGTGAAAGCATTATTGGAAGAAGATATTATCTCCCGCTATTTTTATGAGCGGGGAATAATAGAGGTGAGTTTTAAACACGATCAGGATATTAAAAAAGCCACTGAGATCTTAACCAATACAACTCAGTACAAGAAAATGCTGAATATTCATTAA
- a CDS encoding TerB family tellurite resistance protein: MSFNTKAELNTLINLAASDSKIEEREAKLIHMVGKANGLTAEEVQEMINKPKPISDLSAMTNDEKFEHLYYLIQMMKMDGQVFRSEIVFCETIAEKLGYKKAVVGELSQHIYSDPSITADREMLRKKAEKYIRD, translated from the coding sequence ATGTCATTTAACACGAAAGCAGAACTTAATACCCTTATCAATCTAGCTGCCAGCGACAGTAAAATTGAAGAGCGGGAGGCTAAGTTAATACACATGGTTGGCAAAGCTAACGGATTGACTGCCGAAGAGGTTCAGGAAATGATCAATAAACCGAAGCCCATTTCGGACCTTTCTGCAATGACCAACGATGAAAAATTTGAACACCTGTACTACCTCATTCAAATGATGAAAATGGACGGCCAGGTTTTCAGGAGTGAAATTGTTTTTTGTGAAACGATTGCCGAAAAACTCGGCTACAAGAAAGCCGTTGTTGGTGAGCTCTCACAACACATTTACAGTGACCCCTCCATTACCGCTGACCGGGAAATGCTCAGGAAAAAAGCTGAGAAATACATCCGCGACTAA